Genomic segment of Paenibacillaceae bacterium GAS479:
TAAGAGGCATCGCCAGATGCCTCACGAGAAACCCTCGGGTTTCAAATCGGAATCGTAAGATTCCAAAACCGGCTTGTCACTCACTCGTTGTCAGTTTTGAAAGAGCAAACCTCTTTCAGAATGCAAGAAACGATGCTTTTCCTTTATTCCGTTTCGCGGAATGATGGAAAACATCCCCGATACATCGTTTGGTGGCGATGGCGGAAGGGAACCACGCGTACCCATCCCGAACACGACCGTTAAGCCTTCCAGCGCCGATGGTACTTGGACCGCAGGGTCCTGGGAGAGTAGGACGTCGCCAAGCGGTGCAATTCTTGCGCCAAAAATAGTTTTGTGGAAGGACCTTTTGCTGAGTTTACTCGGTAAAGGGACTGCCCGTAAAACCATACTTGTTCCTTGAAAACTGGATACGAACGATATGAAATGCTGAAACATCCGAAAGCTGTTGCTTACCGGTCAGCTTGTCTTCGGACAAGATGAAGCGAAGGTTCCTTGGAACCGGAGCATTGGTTAAGCTACTAAGAGCGCACGGAGGATGCCTAGGCGCCAGAAGCCGAAGAAGGACGTGGCGAACCACGATAGGCCTCGGGGAGCTGTAAGCAAGCGTTGATCCGGGGATTTCCGAATGGGGAAACCCAGCTGGAGTAATGTCCAGTTACTATAGCGTGAATACATAGCGCTATGTGAGGCATACCAGGGGAACTGAAACATCTAAGTACCCTGAGGAAGAGAAAACAATAGTGATTCCGTCAGTAGCGGCGAGCGAACGCGGATTAGCCCAAACCAAGGGGCTTGCTCCTTGGGGTTGTGGGACGTCTCACATGGAGTTACAAAGGAATGGGTTAGGCGAAGAGGTCTGGAAAGGCCCGCTACAAGAGGTAAAAGCCCTGTACCCAAAAGTCCATTCCCTCCGAGACGGATCCCGAGTACCGCGAGACACGTGAAACCTCGTGGGAATCCGGCAGGACCATCTGCCAAGGCTAAATACTCTCTGGCGACCGATAGTGAAGCAGTACCGTGAGGGAAAGGTGAAAAGCACCGCGGGAGCGGAGTGAAATAGAACCTGAAACCGTGCGCTTACAAAAAGTCAAAGCCCTATTACTGGGTGATGGCGTGCCTTTTGTAGAATGAACCGGCGAGTTACGTTCACGTGCAAGGTTAAGTCGGGAAGACGGAGCCGCAGCGAAAGCGAGTCTGAATAGGGCGCCATAGTACGTGGATGTAGACCCGAAACCGGGTGATCTACCCCTGTCCAGGGTGAAGGTGCGGTAACACGCACTGGAGGCCCGAACCCACGAATGTTGAAAAATTCGGGGATGAGGTGGGGGTAGCGGAGAAATTCCAATCGAACCCGGAAATAGCTGGTTCTCCCCGAAATAGCTTTAGGGCTAGCCTCGGTGTTGAGCATGCTGGAGGTAGAGCACTGATTGGGTGCGGGGCCCGCCAAGGGTTACCAAGTCCAGTCAAACTCCGAATGCCAGTCATGTATAACCGGGAGTCAGACGGTGAGTGCTAAGATCCATCGTCAAGAGGGAAACAGCCCAGATCATCAGCTAAGGTCCCCAAGTGTGTGTTAAGTGGGAAAGGATGTGGAGTTGCCCAGACAACCAGGATGTTGGCTTAGAAGCAGCCACCATTTAAAGAGTGCGTAATAGCTCACTGGTCGAGTGACTCTGCGCCGAAAATGTAACGGGGCTAAACACACCACCGAAGCTATGACATGTATCTATGATACTTGGGTAGGGGAGCGTTGTGTATAGGTTGAAGTCAGACCGTAAGGACTGGTGGACAGTACACAAGTGAGAATGCCGGTATGAGTAACGAAAAGATCAGTGAGAATCTGATCCGCCGAAAGCCTAAGGGTTCCTGAGGAAGGTTCGTCCGCTCAGGGTAAGTCGGGACCTAAGGCGAGGCCGAAAGGCGTAGTCGAAGGACAACAGGTTGATATTCCTGTACCACCGTAAGCCGTTATGAGCAATGGGGTGACGCAGAAGGGTAGTGACGCGGACCGATGGATGTGTCCGTCCAAGCAGTGAGGCTGGTTTGTTGGCAAATCCGCAAACCGTTAAAGCTGGGCTGTGATGGGGAGGGAAAATTACAGTACCGAAGGTCATGATCTCCAGCTGCCAAGAAAAGCCTCTAGCCAGGTGAAGGTGCCCGTACCGCAAACCGACACAGGTAGGCGAGCAGAGCATGCTAAGGCGCGCGGAATAACTCTCGTTAAGGAACTCGGCAACATGACCCCGTAACTTCGGGAGAAGGGGTGCCTCGGTAGGGTGAATAGCCCGAGGGGGCCGCAGTGAAAAGGCCCAAGCGACTGTTTAGCAAAAACACAGGTCTGTGCGAAGCCGTAAGGCGAAGTATACGGGCTGACGCCTGCCCGGTGCTGGAAGGTTAAGGGGAGCGGTTAGGGGCAACCCGAAGCTGTGAACCGAAGCCCCAGTAAACGGCGGCCGTAACTATAACGGTCCTAAGGTAGCGAAATTCCTTGTCAGGTAAATTCTGACCCGCACGAATGGCGTAACGACTTGGGCGCTGTCTCAACGAGAGATCCGGTGAAATTTTACTACCTGTGAAGATGCAGGTTACCCGCGACAAGACGGAAAGACCCCATGGAGCTTTACTGTAACTTGATATTGGACTTTGGTACGATCTGTACAGGATAGGTGGGAGCCTAGGAAGCCGGAGCGCCAGCTTCGGTGGAGGCACCGTTGGGATACCACCCTGATCGTATCGGAGTTCTAACCTGCTGCCGTGAAACCGGCAGAGGGACCGTGTCAGGTGGACAGTTTGACTGGGGCGGTCGCCTCCTAAAATGTAACGGAGGCGCCCAAAGGTTCCCTCAGAATGGTTGGAAATCATTCGAAGCGTGCAAAGGCATAAGGGAGCTTGACTGCGAGACCTACAAGTCGAGCAGGGACGAAAGTCGGGCTTAGTGATCCGGTGGTACCGAATGGAAGGGCCATCGCTCAACGGATAAAAGCTACCCTGGGGATAACAGGCTTATCTCCCCCAAGAGTCCACATCGACGGGGAGGTTTGGCACCTCGATGTCGGCTCATCGCATCCTGGGGCTGAAGTAGGTCCCAAGGGTTGGGCTGTTCGCCCATTAAAGCGGTACGCGAGCTGGGTTCAGAACGTCGTGAGACAGTTCGGTCCCTATCTGTCGTGGGCGCAGGAAATTTGAGAGGAGCTGTCCTTAGTACGAGAGGACCGGGATGGACGTACCGCTGGTGTACCAGTTGTTCCGCCAGGAGCACAGCTGGGTAGCCAAGTACGGACGGGATAAGCGCTGAAAGCATCTAAGCGCGAAGCCCCCCTCAAGATGAGATTTCCCAGTATGTAAGACCCCTAGAAGACGACTAGGTTGATAGGTTCGAGGTGGAAGCGCAGCAATGCGTGCAGCTGACGAATACTAATCGGTCGAGGGCTTATCCAAATCCGTCACACAACAGCCGGTCAGCACGGCATATCATTCGATCCAGTTTTCAGGGCGCAAGCTTTGAGAACTTAAGGCTTACATATTATATGGGGCCATAGCTCAGCTGGGAGAGCGCCTGCCTTGCAAGCAGGAGGTCAGGAGTTCGATCCTCCTTGGCTCCACCAAGCACATATTCCCTGATAGCTCAGTTGGTAGAGCACTCGACTGTTAATCGAGTTGTCACAGGTTCGAGTCCTGTTCGGGGAGCCATAGGGAGAAGTGTCCGAGTGGTCGAAGGAGCACGATTGGAAATCGTGTATACGTTAATCGCGTATCGAGGGTTCGAATCCCTCCTTCTCCGTAGCAAGTCTTTATGTTTTGGAGAGATACCCAAGTGGCTCAAGGGGACCCTCTGCTAAGGGGTTAGACTGCGTAAGTGGTGCGAGGGTTCGAATCCCTCTCTCTCCGTTCTTTCTCAAATTAATAAGGCCCGTTGGTCAAGGGGTTAAGACACCTCCCTTTCACGGAGGTAACAGGGGTTCGAATCCCCTACGGGTCACCATTATGGAAGCTTAGCTCAGCTGGGAGAGCATCTGCCTTACAAGCAGAGGGTCGGGGGTTCGATCCCCTCAGCTTCCACCATTTTTACTAACGCGGGGTGGAGCAGTCCGGTAGCTCGTCGGGCTCATAACCCGAAGGTCACAGGTTCAAATCCTGTCCCCGCAACCAAATATGGAGCTGTGGTGTAGAGGCCTAACATGCCTGCCTGTCACGCAGGAGACCGCGGGTTCAAATCCCGTCAGCTCCGCCATTTATTCTTTGCCGCTGTAGCTCAACTGGTAGAGCAACTGACTTGTAATCAGTAGGTTGGGGGTTCAAGTCCTCTCGGCGGCATTGAATTTTTTGTGGCGATCGTGGCGAAGTGGTTAACGCACCGGATTGTGGTTCCGGCATTCGGGGGTTCAATTCCCCTCGATCGCCCCATTGCTTCTTGGTGGGGATTAGCCAAGCGGTAAGGCAACGGACTTTGACTCCGTCATTCCTAGGTTCGATCCCTGGATCCCCAGTATTAAGAGCCATTAGCTCAGTTGGTAGAGCACCTGACTTTTAATCAGGGTGTCGAAGGTTCGAGTCCTTCATGGCTCACTTTCTTAACTTAATATGCGGTTGTGGTGGAATGGCAGACACGCTATCTTGAGGGGGTAGTGGGCGTACGCCCGTGGAGGTTCGAGTCCTCTCAACCGCACCATTTACCTTTCGTCTTGCCAGGCGAAAAAAGAATTCCTTTTAACATGCGGTCATGGCGGAATTGGCAGACGCGCTAGATTCAGGTTCTAGTGTCAGCAATGACGTGGAGGTTCAAGTCCTCTTGACCGCACCATCTGCGGAAGTGGCTCAGCGGTAGAGCATCGCCTTGCCAAGGCGAGGGTCGCGGGTTCGATTCCCGTCTTCCGCTCCAATACGTGCCCGTAGCTCAGCTGGATAGAGCATTTGACTACGAATCAAAAGGTCGGGAGTTCGAATCTCTCCGGGCACGCCATTTTTAATCTCGGGATGTAGCTCAGCTTGGTAGAGCACCTGGTTTGGGACCAGGGGGTCGCATGTTCAAATCGTGTCATCCCGACCATTTTTGCGGGTGTAGTTCAATGGTAGAACTTCAGCCTTCCAAGCTGATAGCGTGGGTTCGATTCCCATCACCCGCTCCATAAAGAAATCAGAGTCCTCTGCCTATGCAGAGGATTTTTTTGTATTTATATACTCATCACGCACATTATAATTACGGTATAGCTTTGATAAGTGAATATCAGGTGAACTGCTCTATTAGTCATATTCGATGTACGTTTGTGATGGCATACTCAGCGTATCCCACGGTTCCTCTAAAAACTCTCCTTCTACTTCAAAGTGTCCTCTACCCTCACTGGGAATCATAAGATATGGCGTAGGCGCCAGGGCTCTTCCTGAGTAATTAAGAAGATCCAGACGGTGGCGGGTCAATTCGTTGCGGATGTCGAACCCTAGTGTATTTCTTATTCCGAATTCGGGATCATTGTTGTGGAGTGAATCTTGAGTAAAAGTACGAGAAATAATGATAAGGAGAATAAATAAGACAAGTATCATTTTGAAATTTGAAAATTGACTTTTCTTATTTTGCTCCCCCATTCGTGAGTATGTATCATTCTATGATCTAGTATAATTTAAGGGCTCGGACATATAACTATTTTCGGTTTATAGAGTAGCTGTTTTTGTTGTGCTGTTCCATCGCAACAAAAACAGCCCAGTCCATTGACGGACCGGGCTGTTTTTGTTGCGATTATTGGTTTATAGCGATTTCAGAAACTGGACGATAGTGAGCAGACCTTTATCGAAGTTTTCCAAATTGAAATGCTCGTTAGGAGCATGCAGGTTCTCGTCATCCAGGCCGAAGCCCATAAGCACAACAGGGGATTTCAATACTTGGGAAAATGCAGCCATAATTGGAATGGAGCCACCGTCTTTAGTAAATAAAGCTCGTGTGCCATACACGCTGCCATACGCATCGGCTGCTTTTTGCAGAATAGGATGTGAAGGATCAATATTGAAAGCATTCGCTTTTTCCATCTGTTTCACGGTTAAGCGAACCCCGGGCTGAACGCGCTCGTTGAGATGCTTTTCAATTCGGTCCAGCGTCTGCTGCGGATCCTGCGCTCCGACAAGGCGGCAGGTAATTTTTGCATGAGCTTCCTTTGGAATGACTGTTTTGGAGCCTTCCCCTTGGAAGCCTCCATAAACGCCATTCAGCTCCAGCGTCGGGCGCGCGCCGACACGCTCCACGAAGCTATAACCTTCCTCACCGTACAGAGCCTCAAGTCCAAGGCCTTCACGGATTTTATTTTCGTCAACGCCTTGTTTGGAAAATTCTTCTCTCATCAGCGGAGATAGTTCCGGTACACCTTCGTAGAAGCCTTCAACCGCCACACGACCACTGGAATCATGCAAGGAAGCGAGCAGCTCAACGATGGCATGAAGAGAGTTTGGCACAGCGCCGCCATAAGATCCCGAGTGAAGATCGGTATTTGCGGTGTTAACGATAATTTCCAGGGAACAGAGCCCGCGAAGTCCCGTGCAGATGGCTGGACGGCCGCGCTCAAGCAGCGAAGTATCCGAGACGAGCACCGCGTCGCAGCTCAGCTTGTCCTTGTTTGTTTCAAGGAATTCTGGAAGACTCGGGCTGCCAATCTCTTCTTCACCTTCCAGACAGAGCTTGATGTTGACCGGCAGTGTGCCTTCTTCACTCAGAATGGCTTCAATGGCTTTGATATGGATAAAAACCTGGCCTTTGTCGTCTGTAGCTCCGCGTGCATATATCTTTTCATCCCGGATTTCAGGCTCGAAAGGCGGCGTTTGCCACAAATGCAAAGGATCTACAGGCTGTACGTCGTAATGTCCGTACACAAGCACGGTCGGCTTGCCCGGTGCATGGATGTAATCGGCGTATACAACCGGATTGCCGGCGGTAGACATGATCTCGACGTTATCGAGACCTGCACGAGTGAGAGATTCCGCGAGCCAAGAGGCTGCAGCGGTAATATCTCCGGCATGGGACGAGAGCGCAGAAATGCTTGGAATGCGGAGCCATTGTTTGAGCTCTTCCAGCTGCGCTTCCCGGTGGGATTGGAAATAGGATTCATAGGACATCATTATGTACCTCCTTGATTAAAACGGTTTGCCGCAGGGGAAGCGGATGTTTATATTATACCCTTTGCAGGTAGGTTAAAGAAGCGGACCGGGCAACGCGTTAGCGCAGTCGGGAGCAACCCGAATTAGGGGGAAATATCACTTGAAGAACTCGGGTTTGGGATAAAAAAGACTAACCCATTTTCTACCGGTTGGAGTTATTGACTGGGACGAGCCGCTAGCCATAAAATACAGGTAACTACTTAATGAGGGAGGCTGATGGATATGATGATTTTAATCGGAGAACACCACATAACTGAATCTGCTCGCCGGGGAGTTATCTCCGGAAGTCTCCACGGACTGGTAAGTTTGCCGAGTTAGCGAAGGGCCCGTAAGGCTGATGATAGATGTCAGAGCCGACGGGACGCTAACGGCATGTTTTCCCACCAAGTCACGGACAGGAGTCCGTGGCTTTTTATTGTTAAAAAATACGATAAGAAAAGGTGAATTCATTGATAAATGATTGGAACTTCTACGGCGGGAATGGAGGGGAAACCTCTTCATTTCCATCGTCATTAACTGCCTTGACGGGATCGGCGTTGGCCGCTCATTCCTCGGCTTCAAGTCTTTCGGTAAGGTCGCTTATTGCAGGAGACTTTGCCGGTGGAAGTCAGGGTACGTCCGAAGGTTATTGGAATGAGCATCGCCAGTTGCTTCGTACAATTCGTGATCTGCTGCAAAATCGTTACGGTCATGATTACGCCGTTTACAAGGATGAGGATGAAGTGGAGCTGTACTGGAGCATGCTGAAACATGATGTAAAGGAAGGCTTCGATGAACTTCAGGTGCTGGCGCGGATCTACGAAACGATGGAAAGTAGAAGTGTAGAGCGGCATTCAGCAGACTTACGAATCTATCCATCGCTGGATAATCATCTGTTTGCCTATCCAGAGTGGAAAGTGGCGCTGGCGCGAGTTCCAGTGCCACGTATGTTCGGGCAGTCAGCCATACCTTATCTGTTCGCAGAAAGTGATGAGGCGTTGCGCCGCTTCCTGCTCCATTCTCGGGAACGGAGCCGCAGCAATGCCACGGGCCAGCTGCTTCTTTTCACGGACGGAGAGGATGGCTTGATTCGGGAAATGATGCCGAATGACTCCACTGCTTTTGAGCAGCAATTGAAGGATCCGCTGCGAGTGGAGCTGGAAGGAAGCGTCAGCCGATTTTTTAGCTCGGCACGGGATTTTTATGAGCAGTTTGGCATTGCTTATCGGAGGGGAGTGCTACTGTACGGCAAGCCGGGTAATGGCAAAACAAGTCTCGCCAGATCGCTGGCGGCGCATGCTGAAGTCCCGGCCATTTGCTGGCAGATGACGGAGCATACGAGCAGCGAGAGCATCCGCGAAGTATTCCGAAGCGCAGAAGAGCTGGCGCCAATGCTGCTTATTGTGGAGGATCTTGAATGCCTGAGTTCAATTCTGCGCTCTGTATTTTTGAATGAGCTGGATGGCATGCACTCTCGCGAAGGGATTTACCTAGTGGCTACCACGAATTATCCCGATCAATTGGATCCTGCTCTGCTGGGCCGTCCAGGGCGGATCGATCGGGCTTATGAGATGACAGAACCCTCCACGGAAAGCCGCCTAGCTTATTTGCAAAAAAGAGGGCTCGGGCAGTTAATCCGCGCTGCTGAGCTGGAGCTGCTGGCAGGACAGACGAGCGGTTTCTCTTATGCTCAAATGGGCCAGCTGTTTACAGCAGCCGTTTTCTGCTGGCATGAGACCGGTACGGTAAACGCCTTTGAGCTGGTACAGTCGATCCGACAGGAAATCGACAAAAGCAAAACCGGAGCCTGGCTTGCGGCATCCGGTTCGAGTAAAGTCGGTTTTTATGCTTGAAATGGTGTGGAGAGCATGGCTCGCTTGCGAAACTATGGCAAGCGCATGCGCTGCACGCGATAACCGTCCGTTCTAGCTGTTGCCAATGGGATAGCGGGCACGTAGCGTCGCGGCGAGGGTGCGTATTTCCTCAATATCCGGCATCCGGTTCTCCGGCATGCGGGAACCCTCCTCGCTGCGATGTTGTCCGATAGCAGCGGAAGCGGCCGCTTCCGCGAATATGCGGGCGGAGTCGGGCCACAGTCCGGCCAATTCCTCGAGGCTGCCCATCGTCTGCGCCTGCACCTGGGGATAGCTGATTCCATGTGGGGAACCTCCGGCAGCCGTATCATAAAACTGCCGGACGAGATGGCCGCGTTCTGCACCCGATCCGCCGGCGTTGACGAACGCCTGAATAATGAAGGAACGCGATAACCTGCGCTGAGCGATGCCGCAAAACTTGCGGCCCCCGATGCTCAGGTCGTAGTCGCCTGGGCAATAGGCTCCGGCGATCTCGCCTTTGTCGACCTGTACGCCAGTGTCCTCAAGCGCTGCGGAGATTAGCTCATACATGAGCTGAAAATCATCATTGAATCGGGCCGACACGGCTCCATCCAACGGTAGAATGAGCGACAGATTGACGACGCCGGGGTCTAGCGGGACGGCGGCTCCGCCTGAATTGCGCACGGCGGTTGACAGCCCGAGACGCTCCAGCTCACGTGCGGCCAGCGCGGCCTCCGGCAGCCTGCTGTCACGAGGTCCCATGACGAAGCCGGAAGGGTGGCGCCATATATGAAGGACGGGGACACCATCGGCCCCGGTACGACGACAGAGCAGCTCATCCAGTGCGAAGGAATGAAGGACATCGGGCTCTGCCCAATCGTCCATCCGGTCAAGTAGCAGCAGGCCGGGATAACGGTTTGAAATCATAGTAATATAGGGTCCTTCCTATAGGTAATGAAGTTGGTTCTATCTACTTTATCATATCTAGCAGTAGAACTGCCCATCAGCAGTCACTAAAAAGCTCCACCGGTGGGTTCAGCCTTCC
This window contains:
- a CDS encoding ATPase family associated with various cellular activities (AAA), which produces MINDWNFYGGNGGETSSFPSSLTALTGSALAAHSSASSLSVRSLIAGDFAGGSQGTSEGYWNEHRQLLRTIRDLLQNRYGHDYAVYKDEDEVELYWSMLKHDVKEGFDELQVLARIYETMESRSVERHSADLRIYPSLDNHLFAYPEWKVALARVPVPRMFGQSAIPYLFAESDEALRRFLLHSRERSRSNATGQLLLFTDGEDGLIREMMPNDSTAFEQQLKDPLRVELEGSVSRFFSSARDFYEQFGIAYRRGVLLYGKPGNGKTSLARSLAAHAEVPAICWQMTEHTSSESIREVFRSAEELAPMLLIVEDLECLSSILRSVFLNELDGMHSREGIYLVATTNYPDQLDPALLGRPGRIDRAYEMTEPSTESRLAYLQKRGLGQLIRAAELELLAGQTSGFSYAQMGQLFTAAVFCWHETGTVNAFELVQSIRQEIDKSKTGAWLAASGSSKVGFYA
- a CDS encoding Acetylornithine deacetylase/Succinyl-diaminopimelate desuccinylase; translated protein: MSYESYFQSHREAQLEELKQWLRIPSISALSSHAGDITAAASWLAESLTRAGLDNVEIMSTAGNPVVYADYIHAPGKPTVLVYGHYDVQPVDPLHLWQTPPFEPEIRDEKIYARGATDDKGQVFIHIKAIEAILSEEGTLPVNIKLCLEGEEEIGSPSLPEFLETNKDKLSCDAVLVSDTSLLERGRPAICTGLRGLCSLEIIVNTANTDLHSGSYGGAVPNSLHAIVELLASLHDSSGRVAVEGFYEGVPELSPLMREEFSKQGVDENKIREGLGLEALYGEEGYSFVERVGARPTLELNGVYGGFQGEGSKTVIPKEAHAKITCRLVGAQDPQQTLDRIEKHLNERVQPGVRLTVKQMEKANAFNIDPSHPILQKAADAYGSVYGTRALFTKDGGSIPIMAAFSQVLKSPVVLMGFGLDDENLHAPNEHFNLENFDKGLLTIVQFLKSL
- a CDS encoding octanoyl-[GcvH]:protein N-octanoyltransferase; amino-acid sequence: MISNRYPGLLLLDRMDDWAEPDVLHSFALDELLCRRTGADGVPVLHIWRHPSGFVMGPRDSRLPEAALAARELERLGLSTAVRNSGGAAVPLDPGVVNLSLILPLDGAVSARFNDDFQLMYELISAALEDTGVQVDKGEIAGAYCPGDYDLSIGGRKFCGIAQRRLSRSFIIQAFVNAGGSGAERGHLVRQFYDTAAGGSPHGISYPQVQAQTMGSLEELAGLWPDSARIFAEAAASAAIGQHRSEEGSRMPENRMPDIEEIRTLAATLRARYPIGNS